Part of the Paenibacillus terrae HPL-003 genome is shown below.
TAATCGCTGTAACATCCAACTGGCCGCTTTTCGTCGCTAATAAAATACCCAACGCATCATCAATACCAGTATCTACATCTAATATGACTTTTTTCATTATTGGGCAACTTCCCGGTTCCAGCGATCCGTCCAAGCCTTGATATGGTCATTGACGAATTTCATATCCAGCTTGGTCAGCTTGTTGACCACATCTGCACCATACGTAATTCCTTCTGTATCCGCACCGGACAGCACCACCTGCGTATTCACCGGAGAATCAACCTTCGCCTTGGCAGACTTCTCTTGAACTTCCTTACTCAGCTGCCAGTTGATAAATTCCTCAGCCAGTTCTTTTTGGTCGGAGCCTTTAACCACGTTGATCGTGTTCATTACTGCATAAGCACCTTCACTCGGCGCTACAAATTTGGCTCCAGGCACAGCTGCCTGCAAATCTTTGAAGTACATTTCCATAATCGGTCCGCCCGCGATTTCCTGCTGACTGAACATGTTGACGAATTCGGACGTCTTGCTATAAAACTTAACGATATTCGGACTCAGCTCTTTCAGTTTCCCGAATGCCTGGTCCTCATTAAATTCTTTACTGCCCGCTACCTTGGAGGCCGCATCTACAACCATCGGTCCAGCCGTTGCCGTAATGTTCGGGAGGGTCACGTTTCCTTTGAACTCACTGCCCCACAGATCAGCCCAAGAGGTCACATTCTTTTTAACCAGCTCCGGGTTGTAAGCAATACCGAGACGTCCAACCGTATAAGCAGGACCATAATCCTCACCCAGCGGTGCTTTGGCAATATCATAAATTTGATTCAGGTTAGGCACTTTGCTACGATCCAATTTTTCAAACAAACCCTGTTGAATCCCTTGTTGGGCATAATAATCAGACAGATAGATCAGATCGACGTCTGTGCTTCCTTGGCTAATTTTGTTTAACCGTTCTGCGTTATTCCCAATCTCCACGACAATATCAACGTTATGTTCCTTCTCAAAAGGCTCGTACACTTCTTTGTTGAAAAAGTCCTCGGAGAAGCCCCATGTGGAAATGATTAGCTTCTTTTTCCCATCAGCTGAGCCATCTTTTCCATCTGCCTGACCACCAGTAGCATTGCTGCCGCAACCTGCCAGTACCACAGATGCCAAGGTCACAGCCATAAATCCTTTAAACCATTTTTTCATATGAAACTCCCCCTGTTTTTTATTATGCACACCTTATGACACAAAAAAGAAAAGTACTCTTGTAAAACAAGAATACTTTTCTTCGTAAACAAAGAATAAGTTGATCCCGCTGCGCGTTATAACAGGTTCTCCCCTCAGATAGATCCGAAGCGAAAAGCCGAATATCCAATTGTATTAGGATTCCTTCAGTATGATGTTCGTGATTGCCCACTGCGTTGCTGAATCATAGTCGCGCAGTAGAGCTTCAATATCGAGCCCCATATCCTCAATCAGCTTCTCGCGAAGTCTCTTCTTATACAGCATGGACATTCGGAAATCCACTTCCAGCTTCAAGCCGGGGGCTTCCACTTCCAATGCCGCCGAGCGTGGAGAACGCCGGTGCTTCGCCACAAAGGTAACAATGTTGTTCTCAACGGTGGCCCGCAGTAGCGTGGTCCCGAAGCCGAACAGTTCCTTTGAAATTTCGTTGTAAATCTGGCACATCCGCTTCTTGCTTTCATTACTGTCGAGCAGCGTCATGAACCCACCCTCATCAGCATATTACGTACAATCAATCTTTCAACACGATAGATTATACATAAATATATGATAAATAGCAATCAAAATCCCTAATATAATAACATATAACGCGAAAAAGCGAACTATATGTCGAACTTTGTAGAGCTTTAGAACATTTTTGTACTTTTTTTCGTCTAACCCTTAAGCTTCCGAACGATACTATATTCCCCGCCGGAAAATTAAAGCAGACTACAAAGGCGTTATCGTCACCACTCTGGGAGAATATTTTTTTCTTCTACTATATATGTAGTTTTTATTTAAACGCATTTAACCGTACCCCGCGGGAGTCCCCTAGCGATTGTACGGTTTTTTTTATGTTATGTAGCTGACTGGGCCAGATGGGAACCCCTTCAAGAAAAAGCCGATTGAATCCACGAGGACACTACAAGAGTAGCTGGCCACAGCAGCATAAAGTTAGCTATGATATATGCCTTCTTAAAAGCATAACGATGATAAAAATACCAACAGCTCCATGAAATAAATACTCCTATCGGGTAGCTCATTATGACATAGGCAAAAATATAACTGATGAGATAATCTCCAGCTGTTGGTGCATCGAAAGAAAATGCGACCACCATCAGCATGACCGGATAGGCAAATAACGTTAAGCTATAAACGATATTCAATATAAGTAAAATAACAAATGCATTTTGATCTTTCATGATGTTCTCCTAACTATTGCAGTCCGCCTGTATCACCATTGTGCAGCCCGTTTGCGTCTCTCCTCACGCCGATCAGCTTCTTCCATTTTCCGAATATAACGTTTCAACTGCTCTTTATGATCGTCCAATTCCTGTATTCGTACAGTTGTGCCTTGGAGAAACGTCTCCATTTTACGTGTTAATTCAGCAGCCGATTCGCCCCTCCAGTCTTGCAGACGACCATATATATTTCTCATCTGCTGCTCCTGATGCTGAAGTCTTTGCTTTAGCTGCTCGCACTGCTGTACAGCCCTACGCAGATCCCCCAGGCTCAAAGATATTCTACTCATCTCTTTTGCCTCCCGTTGTGTTCTTCCAGCTGCTCTTTTTATTGATCCACCATCGTAAATTCCTGGCCCTTGCGATCTATATACTCTGCTATCTCTGTAATCGATTCCTGATACCAGCGATTGATCCGATCCAGTGTTGCCGTTGCACTATGCGCAAGCGGGGTCAAAGACTGACTTTCACTTGTTCCGATATGAGCCTGAAATAACTGAATGGATGCACGGGTATCACTAGAAAATCCATGCAAGCTGGAACGCATCTGATTAGCCGCATGCTTTAGCTCTTCGGTTGTTAATTGAATTGTGCCTCCATTTTTGTTGCCCACAAAATATGCACCGCCATTGGAGCGACCATGCTGTTGTCCTACACCCAGGATATTCACTCCCAGTGCAGTAGCAGCAAACTGCCCGAAAGCACCCATTTGTCCACCGTAGCGTTCAACCAGTTCGCCCATGACTTCCTTGAGTTCTGCTCGGGCGGCCAGCATTTGCTCGTACGCCTGCACCCGTGGATTGCCTTCCACCAATTGACCGTCCATCGTGTACAGTGGATTGATTATATTGCCGTTTTCATCAAATGTGAAATGATCCATGCTATGTGTTGCTTCTCCCATTACCGAATTATAGAACTTTGTAATAGGATCTTGCTGCATCATAGGCAACGTAATCGGGACATACACAATGGGAGACCATTTGGGCCCCAAAAAAAAGTTAGCCCACTTATTTTCTCTTTCGACTGGTAATGAAACAGGAATAGTGATTTTGGCTTTATTAGCCGTCTTATAATCATTGTCTATAAAGTAGGTTGTACCCACATGTGGCTGTGCATCATTAGCTCCCGAACCGATAGTATCTTTCGGATTGACATAAGCGACATTCGTCTTTCGAAAATCGCCATTTTCCACCTTCTTTTGAAGATCATCCGGTAACAGATGTACAATACTTGGTGGATTATAAGCGACTGATGTCAGTCCGTTCCGCACCGCCACATATTCTGCCTCCGCTCCTCCTAGAGAATGGCCTGTGGTCGTTATTTCAGCAGAGGGATACTGTTTTTTTACGACATCATATAGATTCTCAGCTTGTGTAAATTGATTATTCTGATACTTTTCCTCATATTGAAGAAATGCACTTTGCACTTGTGGTGGGAGTTTAGCCACCTCTGCCTTATTATTTTCATAATATTGATGGACTTCTTCCAACGTTTTCGCGCGCCCTCCGACGACATCGCTGATATCCGTTCCCCAGTCCATCGCCACGCTCCATTTGGGGCGATCTGGAGGTTCTGTACCCCTATAACCGATGATCACCTGATTGGTCTTCTCGTTAAGGAATACAGTCGCATCGAATCCAGAACCGTTCGTATCATGCAGCTTAGCTCCTTCAGGCTCAACAATCTTCCAGTCAGGAAGAATTCTGCTTTTAGAATCTTTGGCAGTCAACTCTCGGTCATAAACTTTATCCGCAATGGTCCAGTATGTTTTATCGTTAATGTAGGTCAAGTTATTCCCACCTTGTCTATTGTGTAAATATATTATAGAGTTATGAAAAAGGTGATTACCAGAAAAGGAGAATTGTAACTTGAACAGAAAAATCCCACTGATTCTGGCACTTATTTTAATTGTTATGTATTTAGGAGGTTGTTCCAAATTGTCCGACAAAGAGAAACAAGAATTAGTAGACGTCGCCACTCCCATCGGCGTGGACTTTATTAAAGAACACTATAATGCCGATTTCATATTAAAGGATTATGCTGTGGATGATCCTGCTGTCCACTCCAGGCTCTATCTGTATGGGTACATTAAAGGCCACGAAGACAACAAAATTACCATCTACTATAATTATAAAACCAAAGAAGTGATCGACGTCTCTGGGCCAGATTGGTTTATCGACAGTGAAGTTCCCAAATACAAGACCCCTTCTTCCTGAGAAGGGATACTCATCGAGCATTTCACTTTCAACATATTTGTAATCTATGTTAAAGTCTAATTTTTCCCAAATTAAGAAGTAGTATAATTATAGTGCATCCTTTTTGCGAGCGATATAGCCGAGAGGAAAAATAAGTATAAAGTCATTGGATACAGTATATCTGGTTATAGTACATAGTTATGTAGAATAGGTCTTTGTAACTGTATGTTAGGGGAAAATTGTATAGATGAACACCATTTTTAATTTGTTGTACTAAAGAGTATGCAATGACAAATGTAGTTAATAAAATTCACCTTTACGGCTACATAACAGTGCTAAAAGGGTATAGATCATCAAACTCAAATAAGGCTCCTTAGGAGCCTTATTTACTTGTTGCTAAACATATTTAATACTCTTCACTTAATGCTTAGTTACATGAATAAAAGGATATTCGCCTTTGCTTATTTTACGTTTCCATTCTTGGATCATATCTTCTTGGGTAGGCGGTTTCTCATTCACAATTGCTCCAGTAGTTACTTTAGCCATACTTTTCACCCTTTCACGATGGATTTAGTTATTGCGTCTTTATCTTTTCTCCAGTCATTTTGATGTTACCGTCCATTTCTACCAAACTCGTTTTACATTTTAAACCGATGGCATCCTTCGCTGTGACTTGTATTGTGTTACCCGCATTGAATACTAAGTTGCCGTCAGCCTTAACACGGATGTCCTTTTTACTCCGCAGTTCGATTCCATGGTCATCCAGCAGTCGAATCACCACTTCATCGTCATTCCCTGTGATTAAAATTTCATTTTTCTCAAATATAATAGCTTTGCGGTACTTAGTCATAAATATCTTCGTTGACGGGTCCTTAATAAAGTCTCCCCCTTTAGATCTTTTTCGGATCGAGTGGGTTACAATAGCGTCTTTTTCGTTATGGGTCGGAAAGTAGATATCTACAAAGTCAAAAAGCTCCGGCATGCAGTACCACCCCGTGTTCCCTTCCGATGTATAAAATGTAGCATGTGGAAAAGCACAGGTTTCCTTAACGTTCGGCTTGACCTTATCCATTTCATAAAAAAACACCTTCACATGATCCTCTTCAATTCCAATCACCTTTGACTTCAATGACATGCCCCGAATGTTCTCGTTTAGGATCAATTCCTGCTTCATTCCATCAGAGGTAGTTAGCACATATTCATGCCACAAGGCACTATGCCGTATAAACGCAACAGACTGCAAGACGTATAAAGACTTCCCTTTGAATTTAACCTCAGCCCCAATTTGTAGGAGGACATCTTTCGCCTCCGTCGTTTGCACTTTATAATATAAAAGATTGTCGTCTTTGCTTGCTCCTGGTTTGGTTTTTCTAGTCATGGAGTAGTTATACTGTTTCAGCTCACCTTTATGGACATCATCGGGTAATCCAAAATAAAACTGAGGGTTCTCTCCTATCGGATCGGGTATCAGCCCCCAACCGAGCCGAGACGCTATACGTTTCAGAAATGACCAGTCCGTCTCATCGAATTGCATCGTAAACTCCTGTAAAAGCTGATCTTTTAAGCGACTCGTACAATTGGCTTTAGGATATGATTTGAGTACATGTTCAAGCAAAGCCTGTAGCTTCATTTTTACATTTTGAAAGGATTGTCTATGAGGCACTTCATCCAGTTGGCTAGTATAGGATAGGGCTTCGACGACCAAATAGGCTACATTGGACACCAACTTGATTCTGAACTGCGTGACTAATCCTCTGAACAATACAATCTGTTTCTGATCATCATTCACATAAGAAACAACTAACTTAGCTCCTGCCTCCATATGATCCGTGTACTCTTCCATTTGAGTGCCAGTGAACACACCCGTCAAAAAGACTTTTACATGCTCATTCATTTTTTGCACAACTTTAACTTTCGGATTTTTAAGAGATAGAACAGTTCCGTTATACTTTATGATTGGATATCCCATGTTTCTGCTCCTTTTGTCAGCTAGTTTATGTTTATCCGTTGTTTGCTTACGTATTGAATGACATCTTTAATGGTTTGATTATGTCCCTTGTCGTTGATGGCCTGGTCCAGTGCAGGTAGTGTGGTAAAGGTTTTATTTTTCTTCTGAAAGTAGATACCTGCCATAGGGAATTCATCAACTCTACCAGGTCCATGAATCCCGTTATCAACATTGGCAATGATGATAACATCCTTCAACCCATCCTTATTTACATCCTTGAAGGCCACCGCTTCTACGCCTCCATAACGCGCTACCCACTCATAGTTCCCGTAGAACTCTGGGAATCGATATAAAATATGTCCTTGATCATCTAATAGAAAGAAAAAGAATTTACGAAGACCTTCCGGATATCCATAAGTCGATACAAACCGTACTCTCCCAAAGCCTTCAAGAGTAGTTTGAAAAGACTGTGACTCTTCAACTTCATACTGGTCGGTATCGGTATCCAATCTCTCTTCATTTACAACGGTAGCTGGCTGATCAACGACAGGACTTAGCTCACTCCATAGTTCTTTATTTTGCCTGATATTATCTGGAATTTGCGCAAGACGAATCTCATACTCTGCATGGTCCCCTACTGCATGTGCCACAGGAATGCTAATTCCTAATGAATCACTTGTGAGATAGCTAAACGTATCTAATCCTGAATCCTCAGCTGAACCTTTTAGTAGGTCTGCATCTGTTAACCATTGATTTAACTCATCTTGAGTAAAATTACCAAGCAAATCTTTTTGTTCTGGCTCTACAGCTGTGACCTTTCCGCTTTTTATAAGCTCTAAAAAAGGTTTTTCGATCTTTACCAGATCACTCAATCTTAATCTTAAAGCCTGCTTCATATCCAAGTTGGTCGTATAAAACATATGATTAGGATAGGCTGCATCCTTCACATAACGAATACCCGCATATTGAACACTCAAGAACCGTTCACTTTGCCGTTTAATCTCATAATCAATTTCGAGATGAACTCCAGGATTAGAATCCGTATAGTCATGTAATCCTTTTAAAGCTTCGTTCTTTAGAATTTGGTTTAAAGACTTTTGCTTTTCTGCATCCTCAAGCTTCGTAATTTGAGGATATTTAATAACGATTCCGTTTTCCGAATATTTCTCCTGAATGAGTTCATAGCTTTGCTGATTATAAATCCGAACATCATTACCTTTATTGTTTTCAACGTGAATTAAACTTACATCTTTTGGAACTTTACCGCACGAAGCCATTATCATTAACACAAGTATAATAAATGCTATTTTCTTATAATGAATTCTAATCAAGAGCTTTCCCTCATCTCACAACGTTAAGAATAAATCCTCAAAATTTATTAGAAAATATTCTCGCATTTCTTGTAATACATTTCTCTATCTTTTAATCCATTGTACCCGCCATTAACTTTTTTAGTAATTTGCCTTACAGTTGCACCTTTGTCACACAGAGCATTCATATTATGCTGCTCCCACCAAAATCCTGCGCTTGTCCAAGGATAATGTTCTGCAACATATTCCACACCCTCCATAACTTTAGGATCATTCAAAGCAGTAGATAGTTTTTGATAATTGTGTCGTCCTGTTAATTGAATGTATCCCCCACCCTTATACTTAGGACCATCACCTTTATGAATATTGCCCAAATCCTTTCTCCCTTCGTATTTCTCGCCACTTGCAATTTCTTTTGTATAGCGACCGCCAGCGGATTCATGACTACATTGGCTTATAAAATGTCTTATTCTGGCCGGTGTTGTGATATTATATCTTTCCAAACAATTATTCAGATCGGTTATCATAGCTTTACTTATTTTAATCCAACCAAGTTGTTCTAGTTGTCTCACGCTAACATATTGCTTTGATTCGTTTACGGCTGGAACTTCTTTGACTTCCGATTTATTAGATTTTACTTCCTTATCTATTGGTGGTGCTTTATCAGTGGTATCGACCAGACCCAACTTCTCTCGTATGGCTCGTCCCGCCTTCTCAGCAGCCAGCTTTCCCCTGATATTACCGCTTGCTTCGGCAGCCATCCAGCGAATTGTTTCCTTTTGCAACTGCTCCTGAGCCCACTTGGGCATCGTTGCCATCTCACGAAGCTTGCTTCGAAGTCCCTCTGCTAGCTTTTGCGCTTTACGCATACCGATCTCGTCGCCGCTGGCTTGAGCGATATACCAATCTTCTTTGTATTTACGCATCCAAGTCTGGGCCCAATCAGGATAACTCAGTTTTTGTTTCTTTTGTTCTGCCGCCAGATCAAAAGCCTTTGCTTTCCTGTGTGCATTAGCAGTTGTTAAAGCTCTCAACATAGGTGTTGCACCAAACGTTGGTTCTTTCCACTTCATATGCCTTCTCCTTTGTTAGGAATGCTTAGAAGAATCGTATCCCCGACATACATGTATCGTGATATTTGCTTCCTTTTTCTACTGCCTCAATTGTTATTTTCACAAATGAAGTATGAATGGCACCATCAGGAAATTCATTACTTAAAAAATCATTATCTACCATCATGGTCTGCCCATCCGAGAATTCCAGTTTCATTCGTTTAACTCTGTTATTAGCTTGAAAAGCATTAGATGACTTAGCTAAACCATTGATGAGCTCAAACCCCCTTAGTTCTTGCATAGAGCCGAAATCAATCTTGATCCACTCCCCAATCCCGTCCCCCTTAACCCCTTCACACCAAGCCGTACTCGTATCTTCATCCATGATGTTTCGGGCAGCATAGGAATTCCCAGCCTGATCTGGAAGTGTAGAAGAGGCAATGATTTTCTGTGCCGGGATACTTTTTCGATATTTCATTAAATCCGTTGCAGTCTGTATCCATTGCTCAGGAGACACATTATAACCTACCCTATGCAATGGGTTGGAGTATTTTATAGTCAGACCTGTTTGGATGTCTCGTTGTTGCATTTCACCCTTTGAGTTCACATAAGCAACCCTTTGGTTATCCAAGGTTATAACAGGAGATTCTGTGGCTTTCATTAGTAACCTCTTCTCCCCAGTCTTGATATTGAGCACATACGTCTTATCATTATCGTAGGAAGAGAGAAGCAATTGATCGTTATAAAGCCACTGTTCGATCTGTATTCCTTCTATCCCTAGCTTGATTTGTTGAATTTGCTTATTTTTGGACAAGTCATAGATCAATACAGTATGGTTACTATCTACAAGGACAAATTGGTTACCGTCAGGCGAAAACACTGGAAGATCGAGATAGTGACCATCATTTAAATGCCCCAATGCTTTAGTTTTCTGTACCTGGTTTATATAATAAAAAAAGGCAGCATCATCCGTGTAAACGCACTTGCGTAAGTCAGGAGACATAACAGCGTAGTCTCTATTGGACACCTTAAATTCATATAATTTCTTTGTGGTAGACAAATCAAAGATTTTAATAATTAAATAATTTAAATCCTGCGACTCTCTACATAAAGCGATCCGCCTGCCATCATCCGAGAACCTAACCAGATACAACTCAGATTCAGGATACGTTTCACCTTCACTTGCATATAATTCATCTATAATGTCGTCTAAATCAATATAGGTATTGCCTGTAGGATCATCCATATCAGCGAGATAATCCATGGGCATGTTTCCATTTTCCGCTTCAAAAAGCAACCAATTTACAGCCTTTTTTGCTGGAGGAAGTCTCTTGGACTGAGAGACTGAAGCATGAGTTTCCTTCCGCTCCTGTACTACTTTTTGGCCCTCATTCGATTGTATACACCCGCATAGCACGGAAAAGATCATGACGAACGTAATTTTACTTATCCATACCACAGTTTTATTTCGCTTTCTACTGCTCATCACAATAACTTCAGCTCACCTATACAAGTATTTGGGAAATCCGTGCCTTTTTTCACTTCTAGAATGGTAATTTTAACGAAAGATGTTCGTATGGGTTCATCAAATTTGAAGCGTGTGTCATTGTTCTCAAGAACCACAGATTGTCCATCCGAAAAATCAAGTTTCATTTTTCGGATTGTATTCACGTCTAAATACTTATTGTTAACTCGTATAATGCCGTCAACCATCTCCATACCTCTGACCTCTTGAGTTGAACCCAAATCCATAGTTACCGTTTCTCCTACTCCGCCTTCCTTCGTTCCTTCACACCAAGGGGTTGAATTATTATCGTCCGTTAAATTGTTCACATTAAAAGAATAGTTACTCTGATTAGGAAGTGTGGAAGAGGCCGTAACTTTTTTTACTTTGACCTTGTTGCTATATTTCATATAATTGGTTTTTGTTTCGATCCACTGTATTGGAACTACCCAGGTTCCTTCACCACTTACAATGGACGAAATATCTTCTTTTTTTCCACTAGCTACATCAATCATGAACATTTTTACAACCTCATCATCTGCCAAGACCAATTTTTTCTGATCTGGTGATAAAATAAAATCGCCCTCATTTTTAGTTATAAACTGTACTTTTCCAGTGTGTATATCTAGTGAATAAATATCGTTTATGAAAGTATTATCTTTTTTATAAGTGGTATAAAGAAGTCTGTTCCCCTGATCCCATTGCATAATACTCGAGACATCAGTGCCTGCAAGCAGAAGCTTCGTACCACTATCACCAGATAGATCAAGCATTACGATCCCAGCCTGATCATCCACAAAACATAACTTGGTGTTATCCGGTGAAAACACTCCCTGAGCAATATTACTAACATCCGCTTTGCCTTTGTTAGTCTTCAATTCTGTAGTTCTTTTACTTATTGCATCATATAAATACAAACGTCCGTCCATTACATATAGATATTTGCTTAAATCAGAAGAGATCACAGGATATTGAGCCGTTGGCGGCAATTTAAACTCTCGTTCTTTTTCTCCCGCGTCCAGATCGTACACTTCAATAATGAGCGGATCATCTGGTTGCTCCCCATAAACATCTCTTATAATTGCCATACGACTGCCGTCACTTGTTATTTTCCCGACATATACTTGTGAACCCCGATATTTTGTACGTTCCTCCTTAGTTTCCATGGTGTCAATTAGGTCGTCGATACGAATATTAGTTTCTCCAGTAGGATCATCTAAATTGGTTAAGAATTGAACTCGATCTTCTACGCCTTCTTGACCATTCAAAAGCCAACTTGCTTTTTTTTGAGTTGCCTTTGCATCATCCTGATCTGCCTTAACTTCATTACGTGATGGTATATCGGAAGACTGCGAAGATATAACATTGTCCCCACCTGTGCTTGCTCTACATGCAGATATCAGCACTGAAAAAACAATAATTAAAACTACTTTTATACAACGCATGATTTCTCCTCTCTTTTACACTCTCTATAAGGTTTCCTCATTAAGCGGGTTGTCTCAGTTCCTTTATGCGACTCTGTACTTCCTCATCCCTACTTATTTTTAATGGATCCATCGTCTTGGATAATACGCTTAACTGCTATAACGTTTGTATATATACGACCGTATGACCCCTTCCAATCTTTGCTTAATTTATCTATCGTTACATTATGAGAAGGCTTTTTATCTGAATCCATTTCACTAGGCTTAGTTGCGTTACCATGCTCGTGAATAAATTCTCCATTCCCGATATACATGCCTACATGATTCGGTTGTCTCCCTGTTCTTTTTTTCCAATCAAATAATATTAGGTCACCTAACTTTAGGTTTTTATAATCCCCACTGGATCGTAAAGCTTTGTATTCAACCTCTGTCCCCCGATTGATTTGATCTCTTGTAGTACCGCCTATATGCACATTTAATATGGTCAAGTACACTGAGGAACTAAAATCAGAGCAGTCCATATAAATAGGTGGATTGTTGGGATCAAGCTTCATTGTTGTAATTTTAGTATCCATACAATAAGGAATCTTCCCCAAAAACTTCTTAGCGAATTCTACGATTGCTTTCCTTTTCTCCTCGGCAGAACTGTTGGATGGTGTAGCCTTTGGTTCCTCCTTCGTCGGCTTTTCAGGAGTAGTCGGCGTCTTCTTGCCTGGTTCCGTTTTCGTTGTTGGAGCAGTCGGCGTTGCAACCTTATTAACCTTAGGCCATGGAAGAATGCCATTGGCTACTTGATGCAGGTACACTGCGAGTACATCGCGACCATAACCTTTGTTCTCCAAGCCGTATTTCTTCGCAAAATCCTGCAAAGCGGCGTTAAGCTCCTGATCCCAATCACCCGTAGTTGGTAGCTTGTACGAGAAGCTGTCTGGATATTTCTTGGCAAGCTTGTTCAAGTTTTCTCTGGCAAGCAGACTGTTCACGCCATACTTACTCCGCAGGGCAGCTGCTTCCTTAGCAATAGCCTTTTGATCGGCAACGGTCAGCTTATGAGCGGCATCCGCGTATTGCCCGGACAGCTCCTCCAGCCGGTTGGCATCGAGATAGGAATTGGCTGAATGTCCACGAATCAGCTCGTTGATCAACACATTGTCACGCAACTGATTGGCGAGAAGATGCATCTGCTTTTGCGTGGCTTTGTCGTTGGCGCCATGTGCTTCCCACCACTGAGACGTGTACTCATGCATTTGCGCTCTGGCCCAGGCAGGCATACGATCTATTTCTGCCACCTGCTGACGCAATTGCTTGGCCTTGGCTGCGGCTTCCTTGGCACCTTTTTTGTCCCCTGCTGCCACGGCTTTGTAGTAGTCCTTTTTAAATTGAA
Proteins encoded:
- a CDS encoding WXG100 family type VII secretion target → MSRISLSLGDLRRAVQQCEQLKQRLQHQEQQMRNIYGRLQDWRGESAAELTRKMETFLQGTTVRIQELDDHKEQLKRYIRKMEEADRREERRKRAAQW
- a CDS encoding lipase family protein, which codes for MTYINDKTYWTIADKVYDRELTAKDSKSRILPDWKIVEPEGAKLHDTNGSGFDATVFLNEKTNQVIIGYRGTEPPDRPKWSVAMDWGTDISDVVGGRAKTLEEVHQYYENNKAEVAKLPPQVQSAFLQYEEKYQNNQFTQAENLYDVVKKQYPSAEITTTGHSLGGAEAEYVAVRNGLTSVAYNPPSIVHLLPDDLQKKVENGDFRKTNVAYVNPKDTIGSGANDAQPHVGTTYFIDNDYKTANKAKITIPVSLPVERENKWANFFLGPKWSPIVYVPITLPMMQQDPITKFYNSVMGEATHSMDHFTFDENGNIINPLYTMDGQLVEGNPRVQAYEQMLAARAELKEVMGELVERYGGQMGAFGQFAATALGVNILGVGQQHGRSNGGAYFVGNKNGGTIQLTTEELKHAANQMRSSLHGFSSDTRASIQLFQAHIGTSESQSLTPLAHSATATLDRINRWYQESITEIAEYIDRKGQEFTMVDQ
- a CDS encoding NADase-type glycan-binding domain-containing protein, producing the protein MSSRKRNKTVVWISKITFVMIFSVLCGCIQSNEGQKVVQERKETHASVSQSKRLPPAKKAVNWLLFEAENGNMPMDYLADMDDPTGNTYIDLDDIIDELYASEGETYPESELYLVRFSDDGRRIALCRESQDLNYLIIKIFDLSTTKKLYEFKVSNRDYAVMSPDLRKCVYTDDAAFFYYINQVQKTKALGHLNDGHYLDLPVFSPDGNQFVLVDSNHTVLIYDLSKNKQIQQIKLGIEGIQIEQWLYNDQLLLSSYDNDKTYVLNIKTGEKRLLMKATESPVITLDNQRVAYVNSKGEMQQRDIQTGLTIKYSNPLHRVGYNVSPEQWIQTATDLMKYRKSIPAQKIIASSTLPDQAGNSYAARNIMDEDTSTAWCEGVKGDGIGEWIKIDFGSMQELRGFELINGLAKSSNAFQANNRVKRMKLEFSDGQTMMVDNDFLSNEFPDGAIHTSFVKITIEAVEKGSKYHDTCMSGIRFF
- a CDS encoding glycoside hydrolase family 19 protein; the protein is MKWKEPTFGATPMLRALTTANAHRKAKAFDLAAEQKKQKLSYPDWAQTWMRKYKEDWYIAQASGDEIGMRKAQKLAEGLRSKLREMATMPKWAQEQLQKETIRWMAAEASGNIRGKLAAEKAGRAIREKLGLVDTTDKAPPIDKEVKSNKSEVKEVPAVNESKQYVSVRQLEQLGWIKISKAMITDLNNCLERYNITTPARIRHFISQCSHESAGGRYTKEIASGEKYEGRKDLGNIHKGDGPKYKGGGYIQLTGRHNYQKLSTALNDPKVMEGVEYVAEHYPWTSAGFWWEQHNMNALCDKGATVRQITKKVNGGYNGLKDREMYYKKCENIF
- a CDS encoding NADase-type glycan-binding domain-containing protein, translating into MRCIKVVLIIVFSVLISACRASTGGDNVISSQSSDIPSRNEVKADQDDAKATQKKASWLLNGQEGVEDRVQFLTNLDDPTGETNIRIDDLIDTMETKEERTKYRGSQVYVGKITSDGSRMAIIRDVYGEQPDDPLIIEVYDLDAGEKEREFKLPPTAQYPVISSDLSKYLYVMDGRLYLYDAISKRTTELKTNKGKADVSNIAQGVFSPDNTKLCFVDDQAGIVMLDLSGDSGTKLLLAGTDVSSIMQWDQGNRLLYTTYKKDNTFINDIYSLDIHTGKVQFITKNEGDFILSPDQKKLVLADDEVVKMFMIDVASGKKEDISSIVSGEGTWVVPIQWIETKTNYMKYSNKVKVKKVTASSTLPNQSNYSFNVNNLTDDNNSTPWCEGTKEGGVGETVTMDLGSTQEVRGMEMVDGIIRVNNKYLDVNTIRKMKLDFSDGQSVVLENNDTRFKFDEPIRTSFVKITILEVKKGTDFPNTCIGELKLL
- a CDS encoding ABC transporter substrate-binding protein; protein product: MKKWFKGFMAVTLASVVLAGCGSNATGGQADGKDGSADGKKKLIISTWGFSEDFFNKEVYEPFEKEHNVDIVVEIGNNAERLNKISQGSTDVDLIYLSDYYAQQGIQQGLFEKLDRSKVPNLNQIYDIAKAPLGEDYGPAYTVGRLGIAYNPELVKKNVTSWADLWGSEFKGNVTLPNITATAGPMVVDAASKVAGSKEFNEDQAFGKLKELSPNIVKFYSKTSEFVNMFSQQEIAGGPIMEMYFKDLQAAVPGAKFVAPSEGAYAVMNTINVVKGSDQKELAEEFINWQLSKEVQEKSAKAKVDSPVNTQVVLSGADTEGITYGADVVNKLTKLDMKFVNDHIKAWTDRWNREVAQ